Below is a genomic region from Jiangella gansuensis DSM 44835.
CCGCTTCCACGTTTCCTCCCTTCATCCGGTGATCTGTCCCTACCCAGGTGCGGCCACCAGCAACGATGAGGTAAGGCTGCCCTGCGTGACGCATCGCACGAGCGGAAGGTTGAGTCCCGCCCGGAAAAAGAGCACGATGGTGTTGTGAAAAACGTGAGCGACGCTGCCCGGACGGCGGGGAACCACCCCGGCGCCGCGCCCGCGCACGCTCTCGACCCCCAGAACCGAGTACATGACTCGCACGCCCGCACCCGGGAGCGGGTGGCGCGCTCCATCCTGGAGAACGGCCCGTCCACCGCCGCGATCCTGGCCGATCGCCTCGGCCTGACCCCCGCGGCCGTGCGGCGGCATCTGGACACCCTCCTGGCCGACGGCGTGCTGGAGGCTCGCGAGGAGCGGGTCTACGGCCAGCGTGGCCGGGGTCGTCCGGCCAAGGTGTTCGTCCTCACCCCGGCCGGGCGGGACGCGTTCGAACAGGCCTATGACGACCTCGCCGTCGGTGCGTTGCGGTTCCTGGCCGAGACCGGGGGCGACGACCTGGTGGCCGAGTTCGCCCGTCGCCGCATCGCCGACCTCGAAGAGCGTTACCGCCCTATCATCGAGGCGGCGAAGCCGGAGGAACGGGCGGCGGCGCTGGCCGACGCGTTGAGCGCCGACGGGTACGCCGCGTCGGCCGTGGCCTCACCGGTCACGGGCGAGCAGCTGTGCCAGCACCACTGCCCGGTGGCGCACGTCGCCGAGCAGTTCCCGCAACTGTGCGAGGCCGAAACCGAGGCCTTCGCCCGGTTGCTCGACACCCACGTCCAGCGCATCGCCACGATCGCGCACGGCGAGGGCGTCTGCACCACGCACATTCCCCGGGGCGGCAGCGCTCCGGACCCCGCGGCAGCTGCGGCTGTCCATATGGCACAAGCGCACGAAGCAGGAAGAACCGAGTCCGCGGAGAGGATCTCCTAGATATGACCACCACAGCTCACCCCGAGCTCGAGGGCCTGGGTCGATACGAGTACGGCTGGGCCGACAACGACGCCGCCGGCGCCGAGGCGAAGCGCGGCGTGAACGAGGACGTCGTGCGCGAGATCTCCGCGCTCAAGGGGGAGCCGGAGTGGATGCTCCAGACGCGGCTCAAGGCGCTGCGGCTGTTCGAGAAGAAGCCGACCCCCACGTGGGGCGCCGACCTCTCGACCATCGACTTCGACAACATCAAGTACTTCGTGCGCTCGACGGAGAAGCAGGCCGCGTCCTGGGAAGATCTGCCCGAGGACATCAAGAACACCTACGACAAGCTCGGCATCCCGGAGGCGGAGAAGCAGCGCCTGGTCGCCGGTGTCGCGGCGCAGTACGAGTCCGAGGTCGTGTACCACAAGATCCGTGAGGACCTCGAGGAGCAGGGCGTCATCTTCCTCGACACCGACACCGGCCTCAAGGAGTACCCGGAGCTGTTCAAGGAGTACTTCGCCTCGGTCATCCCGGCCGGCGACAACAAGTTCTCCGCCCTGAACACGGCCGTGTGGTCCGGCGGCAGCTTCATCTACGTGCCGAAGGGTGTGCACGTCGAGATCCCGCTGCAGGCCTACTTCCGCATCAACACCGAGAACATGGGCCAGTTCGAGCGGACGCTGATCATCGTCGACGAGGACGCCTACGTCCACTACGTCGAGGGCTGCACCGCGCCGATCTACTCGACCGACTCGCTGCACAGCGCCGTCGTCGAGATCGTCGTGAAGAAGGGCGCCCGCTGCCGGTACACGACCATCCAGAACTGGTCGAACAACGTGTACAACCTGGTCACCAAGCGGGCGACGGCCGCCGAGGGCGCCACCATGGAGTGGATCGACGGCAACATCGGCTCCAAGATCACCATGAAGTACCCGGCCATCTACCTGATGGGCGAGCACGCCAAGGGCGAGACGCTGTCGCTGGCGTTCGCCGGCGAGGGCCAGCACCAGGACTCCGGGTCCAAGATGGTGCACCTGGCGCCGAACACGTCGAGCTCCATCGTCTCCAAGTCGGTCGCGCGTGGCGGCGGTCGCGCGTCGTACCGGGGCCTGGTGCAGGTCATGCCGCGGGCCAGCCACAGCGCCAGCACGGTGCGTTGCGACGCGCTGCTGGTCGACACCATCTCGCGGTCGGACACCTACCCGTACGTCGACATCCGCAACGACGACGTCTCGATGGGTCACGAGGCCACGGTC
It encodes:
- a CDS encoding helix-turn-helix transcriptional regulator, whose amino-acid sequence is MKNVSDAARTAGNHPGAAPAHALDPQNRVHDSHARTRERVARSILENGPSTAAILADRLGLTPAAVRRHLDTLLADGVLEAREERVYGQRGRGRPAKVFVLTPAGRDAFEQAYDDLAVGALRFLAETGGDDLVAEFARRRIADLEERYRPIIEAAKPEERAAALADALSADGYAASAVASPVTGEQLCQHHCPVAHVAEQFPQLCEAETEAFARLLDTHVQRIATIAHGEGVCTTHIPRGGSAPDPAAAAAVHMAQAHEAGRTESAERIS
- the sufB gene encoding Fe-S cluster assembly protein SufB, whose amino-acid sequence is MTTTAHPELEGLGRYEYGWADNDAAGAEAKRGVNEDVVREISALKGEPEWMLQTRLKALRLFEKKPTPTWGADLSTIDFDNIKYFVRSTEKQAASWEDLPEDIKNTYDKLGIPEAEKQRLVAGVAAQYESEVVYHKIREDLEEQGVIFLDTDTGLKEYPELFKEYFASVIPAGDNKFSALNTAVWSGGSFIYVPKGVHVEIPLQAYFRINTENMGQFERTLIIVDEDAYVHYVEGCTAPIYSTDSLHSAVVEIVVKKGARCRYTTIQNWSNNVYNLVTKRATAAEGATMEWIDGNIGSKITMKYPAIYLMGEHAKGETLSLAFAGEGQHQDSGSKMVHLAPNTSSSIVSKSVARGGGRASYRGLVQVMPRASHSASTVRCDALLVDTISRSDTYPYVDIRNDDVSMGHEATVSKVSEDQLFYLMSRGLTEEEAMAMIVRGFIEPIARELPMEYALELNRLIELQMEGAVG